The Pogona vitticeps strain Pit_001003342236 chromosome 3, PviZW2.1, whole genome shotgun sequence genome includes a window with the following:
- the MAB21L1 gene encoding putative nucleotidyltransferase MAB21L1, giving the protein MIAAQAKLVYHLNKYYNEKCQARKAAIAKTIREVCKVVSDVLKEVEVQEPRFISSLNEMDNRYEGLEVISPTEFEVVLYLNQMGVFNFVDDGSLPGCAVLKLSDGRKRSMSLWVEFITASGYLSARKIRSRFQTLVAQAVDKCSYRDVVKMVADTSEVKLRIRDRYVVQITPAFKCTGIWPRSAAHWPLPHIPWPGPNRVAEVKAEGFNLLSKECHSLAGKQSSAESDAWVLQFAEAENRLQMGGCRKKCLSILKTLRDRHLELPGQPLNNYHMKTLVSYECEKHPRESDWDESCLGDRLNGILLQLISCLQCRRCPHYFLPNLDLFQGKPHSALENAAKQTWRLAREILTNPKSLEKL; this is encoded by the coding sequence ATGATCGCGGCCCAGGCCAAACTGGTGTACCACCTCAACAAATACTACAACGAGAAATGCCAAGCGCGGAAAGCGGCCATTGCGAAAACTATCCGAGAAGTCTGCAAAGTGGTCTCGGACGTGCTGAAGGAGGTGGAGGTGCAGGAGCCGCGCTTCATCAGCTCCCTGAACGAGATGGACAACCGCTACGAGGGCCTGGAGGTCATCTCGCCCACCGAGTTCGAGGTGGTCCTTTATCTGAACCAGATGGGCGTCTTCAACTTCGTGGACGACGGCTCGCTGCCCGGCTGCGCGGTGCTCAAGCTGAGCGACGGGCGGAAGCGGAGCATGTCCCTCTGGGTGGAGTTTATCACGGCCTCCGGGTACCTTTCGGCTCGCAAGATCCGCTCGCGGTTTCAGACCCTGGTGGCCCAAGCCGTGGATAAATGCAGCTACAGAGACGTGGTGAAAATGGTGGCGGACACCAGCGAGGTGAAGCTGCGCATTCGGGACAGATACGTGGTGCAGATCACGCCGGCCTTTAAGTGCACCGGGATCTGGCCCCGGAGCGCGGCCCACTGGCCCCTGCCCCACATCCCTTGGCCGGGCCCCAACCGCGTGGCCGAGGTCAAGGCCGAAGGGTTCAACCTCCTCTCCAAGGAGTGCCACTCGCTGGCGGGCAAGCAGAGCTCGGCCGAAAGCGACGCCTGGGTCTTGCAGTTCGCCGAAGCCGAGAACCGGCTGCAGATGGGCGGCTGCCGGAAGAAATGCCTCTCCATCCTCAAAACCTTGCGGGATCGCCACCTGGAACTGCCCGGGCAACCGCTCAACAACTACCACATGAAGACTCTGGTCTCCTACGAGTGCGAAAAGCATCCGCGGGAGTCGGACTGGGACGAGTCGTGCCTGGGCGATCGCCTCAACGGGATCTTGTTGCAGCTGATCTCCTGCCTCCAGTGCAGGCGATGCCCGCATTACTTCTTGCCCAATCTAGACCTCTTCCAGGGCAAACCGCACTCCGCCCTCGAAAACGCAGCCAAACAAACCTGGCGGCTGGCAAGGGAAATACTTACCAACCCCAAAAGTTTGGAAAAACTttag